From the genome of Macrobrachium nipponense isolate FS-2020 chromosome 43, ASM1510439v2, whole genome shotgun sequence, one region includes:
- the LOC135213648 gene encoding LOW QUALITY PROTEIN: uncharacterized protein LOC135213648 (The sequence of the model RefSeq protein was modified relative to this genomic sequence to represent the inferred CDS: inserted 1 base in 1 codon) — protein sequence MVLSTSPMIVVANRLPFILAKDNNGVLIRKQCAGGLVTAVAPVVVETDGLWVGWSGLHKEDSTGEIPEADPNDQSPTAGLKSRQVLPVCLPRKQFDDYYNGCCNATFWPLFHSMPDRAVFQADKWEAYRQANEEFALLTVEAVKKLKNSNPECVPLVWLHDYHLMMAANTIRERCDDLGLAIKMAFFLHIPFPSWDIMRLFPWDDELLQGILGCDSVGFHVEDYCLNFIDCCQRRLGCRVDRQQMLVEHNNRSVSVHPLPISIPYDRFVSLAEKAPQVMKNHAQEQLLLGVDRLDYTKGLVHRXKAFETLLQKHPEHIEHVTFLQVAVPSRTDVKEYQELKEELDQLIGRINGQFSTPNWSPIRYIYGCVSQDQLAAFYRDSSVAVVTPLRDGMNLVAKEFVACQTGDPGVLILSPFAGAGTTMHEALLVNPYETAEFAEVIHRALTMPKDERELRMKQLRRRERERDVNFWLRSFLKTVDCLLDDSATQGRLQPLTEEDFSQFLASYVTESSRLALLLDYDGTLAPIAPHPDLARMPDETRHVLERLAHMPDVNVAIISGRSLENVKSMVGIEGITYAGSHGFEILHPDGTLFLHPIPHDYEVQLEALKQRLQEVSTDGAWVEVKQTGITFHYREVTLSKMSAITSRAQEIFNDVGIKIHQSHKAYEARPPVTWDKGRAAIYILRSLFGLDWCDRVSTIYAGDDKTDEDAMRALQGMAVTFRVTTSQILRTAATHRLPSTDAVLTMLKWVERRLGSRLPNNSNGIRQRTFSTSSHGNHSPTIHPSTPQNRSRTNSMSKPLCEPAKQMMVITDKVYHDLISRKSSPPRCSSTSPPHSPTRSTV from the exons ATGGTTCTGTCAACATCGCCTATGATTGTGGTCGCCAACCGGTTACCGTTTATCCTTGCTAAAGACAACAATGGTGTACTCATCAGAAAGCAATG TGCTGGCGGATTGGTGACAGCTGTTGCCCCTGTGGTTGTTGAGACAGATGGCCTATGGGTTGGATGGTCAGGACTTCATAAAGAGGACAGCACAGGAGAAATCCCAGAGGCTGACCCCAATGACCAGTCACCCACTGCAGGACTCAAGAGCAGACAA GTACTTCCAGTGTGTCTCCCTAGGAAGCAGTTTGACGATTATTACAATGGATGTTGCAACGCAACATTCTGGCCTCTCTTCCATTCCATGCCTGATCGCGCCGTGTTCCAAGCTGATAAGTGGGAG GCATACAGGCAAGCCAATGAAGAGTTTGCACTCCTAACTGTCGAGGcagtaaagaaactaaaaaacagCAACCCTGAGTGTGTTCCACTGGTGTGGTTACATGACTACCACCTGATGATGGCTGCCAATACCATCAGAGAACGTTGTGATGATCTCGGATTAGCCATCAAGATGGCTTTCTTCCTTCACATTCCATTCCCATCTTGGGACATCATGCGCCTCTTCCCCTGGGATGATGAGTTGCTTCAGGGCATCCTTGGCTGTGACTCTGTGGGTTTCCATGTGGAGGATTATTGCTTAAATTTCATTGACTGCTGCCAGCGACGCCTCGGATGTCGAGTGGACCGTCAACAGATGCTCGTTGAGCATAACAATCGAAGTGTGTCAGTACATCCTCTCCCAATCAGCATACCCTATGACAGGTTTGTAAGTCTTGCAGAAAAGGCACCACAGGTAATGAAGAATCATGCTCAAGAGCAACTTCTCCTGGGAGTTGACAGACTAGATTACACAAAGGGCCTAGTCCACA TAAAAGCCTTTGAGACTCTGCTTCAGAAACATCCAGAGCACATTGAGCATGTGACTTTCTTGCAAGTTGCTGTCCCATCTCGAACTGATGTCAAAGAGTACCAGGAACTAAAAGAAGAACTGGACCAACTTATAGGTCGCATCAATGGACAGTTCTCCACTCCAAACTGGTCTCCTATTCGTTACATTTATGGGTGTGTATCTCAAGATCAACTGGCAGCTTTTTATCGGGACTCATCTGTGGCTGTTGTTACCCCACTCAGAGATGGAATGAATTTGGTTGCCAAAGAATTTGTTGCTTGTCAGACTGGAGATCCAGGAGTGCTAATTCTATCTCCATTTGCTGGTGCTGGAACCACAATGCACGAAGCACTTCTTGTTAACCCGTATGAAACTGCCGAATTCGCTGAAGTGATCCATCGCGCGTTAACGATGCCCAAAGACGAGCGAGAGTTACGAATGAAACAACTGAGACGTAGAGAACGGGAGAGGGATGTTAATTTCTGGCTGCGTTCTTTCCTCAAAACTGTTGATTGCCTGTTGGATGATTCTGCAACCCAAGGACGGCTGCAGCCATTGACAGAGGAAGATTTCAGTCAGTTCTTAGCATCATATGTCACTGAATCATCTCGTCTGGCTCTCCTTCTCGATTACGATGGCACATTGGCACCTATTGCACCACACCCTGACCTCGCAAGAATGCCTGATGAAACTCGTCATGTACTGGAACGACTAGCTCACATGCCTGATGTAAATGTTGCCATTATTTCTGGACGTTCACTGGAAAATGTGAAATCAATGGTCGGTATTGAAGGAATCACTTATGCTGGTAGTCACGGCTTTGAAATCCTTCATCCAGACGGCACACTATTCTTGCATCCTATACCGCACGATTATGAAGTCCAGCTGGAAGCTTTAAAGCAACGTCTTCAAGAGGTGAGCACTGATGGGGCATGGGTAGAGGTCAAGCAAACTGGAATTACCTTCCACTACCGGGAGGTTACCCTATCGAAAATGTCAGCCATTACATCACGTGCTCAAGAAATTTTCAACGACGTCGGCATAAAGATTCATCAGTCACACAAAGCTTATGAAGCTCGCCCACCAGTCACATGGGACAAGGGTCGCGCTGCTATTTACATTCTCCGCAGCCTCTTTGGTCTGGATTGGTGTGATCGGGTGTCCACTATATATGCAGGAGATGACAAGACCGACGAAGATGCCATGCGAGCTTTGCAAGGAATGGCCGTGACTTTCCGTGTGACCACTTCTCAGATTCTGCGCACCGCTGCCACTCATCGCCTTCCTTCTACTGATGCTGTGTTGACGATGCTTAAATGGGTCGAAAGGCGACTGGGCTCCAGACTGCCAAATAATTCAAACGGCATCAGACAAAGAACGTTCAGCACCTCAAGTCATGGCAACCATTCACCCACAATTCACCCTTCAACTCCACAGAATCGTTCTCGAACAAACTCGATGTCAAAGCCATTGTGTGAACCAGCCAAACAGATGATGGTCATAACTGATAAAGTTTACCACGATCTTATCTCCAGGAAGTCGTCCCCCCCAAGATGTTCCAGTACCTCCCCTCCACATTCTCCAACCAGATCTACCGTTTGA